The following are encoded together in the Pseudomonas sp. IB20 genome:
- a CDS encoding LEA type 2 family protein, with translation MLRIYSLMLALTLGLSGCASWFADDAPAPHVSLVKVEVVRAKLLEQKFKLYFRVDNRDDADLTVRGLIYKVSLDDFVLTEGESNEWLTVPPRGHAFFRVTVRTNLWPQIRDVVQMLKNPSKPVPYRLEGELKTGLFIGNDVQVAHNGEIIPGDFIPERHR, from the coding sequence ATGCTTCGGATTTACAGCTTGATGCTGGCGTTAACCCTGGGCCTGAGCGGTTGCGCCTCGTGGTTCGCAGACGATGCGCCCGCGCCCCATGTATCGCTGGTGAAAGTCGAAGTGGTGCGGGCCAAGTTACTGGAGCAGAAATTCAAGCTGTACTTTCGCGTCGACAACCGCGACGACGCCGACCTCACAGTGCGCGGCCTGATCTACAAGGTCAGCCTGGACGATTTTGTGCTGACCGAAGGCGAGTCCAACGAATGGCTGACCGTGCCACCGCGCGGCCACGCTTTTTTCAGGGTGACGGTGCGCACCAACCTTTGGCCGCAGATACGCGATGTAGTGCAGATGCTGAAGAATCCGAGCAAGCCCGTGCCCTATCGCCTGGAGGGCGAGCTGAAAACCGGATTATTCATCGGTAATGACGTGCAGGTGGCCCACAATGGCGAGATAATCCCCGGCGATTTTATTCCGGAGCGACATCGATGA
- a CDS encoding YchJ family protein, whose product MSTSICPCGSGNLLEACCGHYHAGHPAPCATALMRSRYSAYVLGLVDYLVATTLPAQQAGLDRVAIGTWSAQSTWLGLEVESSEVFGGQPEHAFVTFTARWHDSTGEHSHREQSSFVQNEGRWYFIDPTVEVKAGRNDVCLCGSGQKFKKCCSSYL is encoded by the coding sequence ATGAGTACATCCATTTGCCCCTGTGGCAGCGGCAATCTGCTGGAGGCCTGCTGCGGCCATTATCACGCCGGCCACCCGGCGCCCTGCGCCACCGCGCTGATGCGCTCGCGCTACAGTGCCTATGTGCTGGGGCTGGTGGACTATCTGGTCGCCACCACGTTGCCCGCGCAACAAGCCGGCCTGGACCGCGTCGCCATCGGCACCTGGAGTGCCCAGAGCACCTGGCTCGGCCTTGAAGTGGAAAGCTCCGAGGTGTTTGGCGGCCAGCCGGAGCATGCCTTTGTGACCTTTACCGCGCGCTGGCACGACAGCACCGGCGAACACAGCCACCGTGAGCAGTCGTCTTTCGTACAGAATGAGGGGCGCTGGTACTTCATCGACCCGACGGTGGAGGTGAAGGCCGGGCGCAATGATGTATGTTTGTGTGGCAGTGGGCAGAAATTCAAGAAGTGCTGCTCCAGCTACCTCTAA
- a CDS encoding SEC-C metal-binding domain-containing protein, with translation MTQQPHVHGPDCNHDHDHHDHDHGHVHGPNCGHAHQEPVRNALKDVGRNDPCPCGSEKKFKKCHGA, from the coding sequence ATGACTCAGCAACCCCATGTCCATGGTCCTGACTGCAACCACGATCACGATCATCATGATCACGACCACGGCCATGTCCACGGCCCGAACTGCGGCCACGCTCACCAAGAGCCGGTGCGCAATGCGTTGAAGGACGTTGGCCGCAACGATCCTTGCCCGTGCGGCAGTGAAAAGAAATTCAAGAAGTGCCACGGGGCATAA
- a CDS encoding SEC-C metal-binding domain-containing protein — MLASFRRPCGSEKKFKKCHGA; from the coding sequence CTGCTTGCGTCGTTTCGCCGCCCGTGCGGCAGTGAAAAGAAATTCAAGAAGTGCCACGGGGCATAA
- a CDS encoding penicillin acylase family protein: protein MASPALSHFLPRFGVAAAVASALSLAGCQLQSTQDTLPPVAGVQPIKGLAQNVSVRRNAQGMPLIESNTFHDALFSLGYVHASDRITQMVTLRLLAQGRLAEMSGPQVLDVDRFMRAVNLKKSAGELYNASSPRLKRFFEVYARGVNAYLFRYRDKLPPDLAQTGYKPEYWKPEDSALLFCLLNFSESSNLQEELSSLVLAQKVGVDKLAWLTPSAPDEPIPLAETDKLKGVNLGQITGLAGLDAVGQQLNSLNALAVTTSSNWAIGPQRSRSGKSLLASDLAAQPQAPSPWSYVQIRAPKYQAVGASIAGLPTLLSGFNGKVAWSMSAVKGDTQDLFLEKVKRQGSALYYENNGKWLPATVRNETFFAKGQRPLREVVYETRHGALLNSSQALNTGFGLALQTADFKDDKSLDAFFDLSRAQNAGKASDATREIRAIALNMIFADASNIGWQVTGRFPNRREGEGLLPSPGWDTRFDWDGYADAMLHPYDQDPAQGWIGTANQRTAPRGYGMQLSNSWDAPERSERLAQLANAGKHDSRSMIAMQYDQTTTFAAKLKTMFQAPGMAQPLKQAIDALPAADATKAREALNRLMAFDGRLAPTSADAAIYELFLQESTKQIFLDELGPENSASWKAFISNANLSYSANADHLLGREDSPFWDDARTAQKEDKPAILARSLAAAITAGGSQLGGDHKAWQWGKLHSTTWKNTNGQVIRGPLASGGDHNTLNPAPYSWGQDFNTTQVPALRMIVDFGQVEPMIGQGGIGQSGNPASPNYANGIDASLKAQYLSFPMQPQNFEKVYGKTRLTLTPGK from the coding sequence ATGGCCTCGCCAGCCCTCTCACATTTTCTTCCCCGGTTCGGCGTTGCCGCGGCAGTGGCCAGTGCATTAAGCCTGGCCGGTTGCCAGCTCCAGAGCACCCAGGACACCCTGCCGCCCGTTGCCGGCGTGCAGCCGATCAAAGGCCTGGCCCAGAATGTATCGGTACGCCGCAATGCCCAGGGCATGCCACTGATCGAAAGCAACACCTTCCATGACGCGCTGTTCAGCCTCGGTTATGTACACGCCAGCGACCGCATCACGCAGATGGTCACCTTGCGCCTCTTGGCCCAGGGCCGTCTGGCGGAAATGTCCGGGCCGCAAGTGCTGGACGTCGACCGCTTCATGCGTGCCGTCAACCTGAAAAAAAGCGCCGGCGAGCTGTATAACGCCTCGTCGCCGCGCCTCAAGCGCTTCTTTGAAGTGTATGCCCGTGGCGTCAACGCCTACCTGTTCCGCTACCGCGACAAGCTGCCGCCGGACCTGGCCCAGACCGGCTACAAGCCTGAGTACTGGAAGCCGGAAGATTCGGCGCTGTTGTTCTGCCTGCTGAATTTCAGCGAGTCGAGCAACCTGCAGGAAGAACTCTCGTCGCTGGTGCTGGCGCAGAAAGTCGGGGTCGACAAGCTCGCCTGGCTCACCCCTAGCGCGCCGGATGAGCCGATCCCACTGGCCGAAACCGACAAGCTCAAGGGCGTGAACCTGGGGCAGATCACCGGCCTCGCCGGGTTGGACGCCGTCGGCCAGCAACTCAACAGCCTTAATGCACTGGCGGTGACTACCTCGAGTAACTGGGCGATCGGCCCACAACGCAGCCGCAGCGGCAAAAGCCTGCTGGCCAGCGACCTTGCCGCCCAGCCGCAAGCGCCGTCGCCGTGGAGCTACGTGCAGATTCGCGCACCGAAATACCAAGCGGTCGGCGCCTCGATTGCCGGCCTGCCGACCCTGTTGTCCGGCTTCAACGGCAAAGTGGCGTGGAGCATGAGTGCGGTCAAAGGCGACACCCAGGACCTGTTCCTGGAAAAGGTCAAACGCCAAGGCAGCGCGTTGTACTACGAGAACAACGGCAAATGGCTACCGGCCACCGTGCGTAACGAAACCTTCTTCGCCAAGGGCCAGCGGCCACTGCGCGAAGTGGTATACGAAACCCGCCACGGCGCCCTGCTCAACAGCAGCCAGGCCCTGAACACCGGTTTCGGCCTGGCCCTGCAAACCGCCGATTTCAAAGACGACAAGAGCCTGGATGCGTTCTTCGACCTGTCCCGTGCGCAAAACGCCGGCAAGGCCTCGGACGCAACCCGGGAAATCCGCGCGATTGCCCTGAACATGATCTTCGCCGACGCCAGCAACATCGGCTGGCAAGTCACCGGCCGCTTCCCCAACCGCCGCGAAGGCGAAGGCCTGCTGCCCTCGCCGGGCTGGGACACACGCTTTGACTGGGACGGTTACGCCGACGCGATGCTGCACCCGTATGATCAGGACCCGGCCCAAGGCTGGATCGGCACCGCCAACCAGCGCACCGCGCCGCGCGGCTATGGCATGCAGTTGTCCAACTCCTGGGATGCGCCGGAGCGCAGCGAGCGCCTGGCGCAACTGGCCAATGCCGGCAAGCATGACAGCCGCAGCATGATCGCCATGCAATACGACCAGACCACCACGTTCGCCGCCAAGCTCAAGACTATGTTCCAGGCGCCGGGTATGGCTCAGCCGTTGAAACAGGCGATTGATGCACTGCCGGCGGCCGACGCGACCAAGGCCCGCGAGGCGCTGAACCGCCTGATGGCGTTTGATGGGCGCCTGGCGCCGACTTCCGCCGACGCGGCGATCTACGAGCTGTTCCTACAGGAAAGCACGAAGCAGATCTTCCTCGACGAACTCGGCCCGGAAAACAGCGCCAGCTGGAAAGCCTTTATCAGCAACGCCAACCTGTCCTACTCCGCCAACGCCGACCACCTGCTGGGCCGCGAAGACAGCCCGTTCTGGGACGACGCGCGCACCGCGCAGAAAGAAGACAAACCGGCGATCCTGGCCCGCAGCCTGGCTGCCGCAATCACAGCTGGCGGCAGTCAGTTAGGTGGCGACCACAAGGCCTGGCAGTGGGGCAAACTGCACAGCACCACCTGGAAAAACACCAACGGCCAGGTGATTCGCGGCCCGCTGGCCAGTGGCGGCGACCACAACACCTTGAACCCGGCGCCGTACAGTTGGGGCCAGGACTTCAACACCACCCAGGTGCCGGCGCTGCGCATGATTGTCGACTTCGGCCAGGTGGAACCGATGATAGGCCAGGGCGGCATCGGCCAATCCGGCAACCCGGCCAGCCCGAACTATGCGAACGGCATCGATGCGTCGCTCAAGGCGCAATACCTGAGCTTCCCGATGCAGCCGCAGAACTTTGAGAAGGTGTATGGGAAGACTCGGTTGACCCTCACTCCCGGCAAGTAA
- a CDS encoding ligase-associated DNA damage response exonuclease produces MDLVIARPEGLYCPAGDFYIDPWRPVERSVITHAHGDHARTGNQHYLAAAPGEGILRSRLGQDINLQTLAYGEKLVHHGVTLSFHPAGHVLGSAQVRLEYQGEVWVASGDYKVEPDGTCAPFEPVRCHTFITESTFGLPIYRWQPQAQIFAGINDWWQANSAAGKASVLFCYSFGKAQRILHGIDASIGPILSHGAVEPLNRVYREAGVYIPETLYAGDFKKTDPLLRQALIIAPPSAGGSSWIKRFGDYSDAFASGWMRLRGTRRRRGVDRGFVLSDHADWPGLLWAIEHTGAERVMVTHGSVGVLVRHLREKGLDAQGFSTEYGDDEEEATA; encoded by the coding sequence ATGGACCTTGTCATTGCCCGGCCCGAAGGCCTCTACTGCCCCGCGGGAGATTTTTACATCGACCCCTGGCGCCCGGTGGAACGCTCAGTCATTACCCACGCCCACGGCGACCACGCCCGCACCGGCAACCAGCATTACCTGGCCGCCGCGCCCGGCGAAGGCATCCTGCGCTCGCGCCTGGGCCAGGACATCAACCTGCAAACCCTGGCCTATGGCGAAAAACTCGTGCACCACGGCGTGACCCTGAGTTTTCACCCTGCCGGGCATGTACTGGGCTCAGCCCAGGTGCGCCTGGAATATCAGGGCGAAGTCTGGGTCGCGTCCGGCGACTACAAGGTCGAACCCGACGGCACCTGCGCGCCGTTCGAACCCGTGCGTTGCCACACCTTTATCACCGAATCCACCTTTGGCCTGCCGATCTACCGCTGGCAGCCCCAAGCGCAGATCTTCGCCGGGATCAATGACTGGTGGCAGGCCAATAGTGCCGCCGGCAAGGCCAGCGTGTTGTTCTGTTATTCGTTCGGCAAAGCCCAGCGCATCCTGCATGGTATCGACGCCAGCATCGGCCCGATCCTCAGCCATGGCGCGGTCGAACCCTTGAACCGTGTGTACCGCGAGGCCGGGGTGTATATCCCCGAAACTCTCTACGCCGGCGACTTCAAAAAGACCGACCCGTTACTGCGCCAAGCGCTGATCATCGCCCCGCCGTCCGCGGGCGGAAGCAGTTGGATCAAGCGCTTCGGCGACTACAGCGACGCCTTCGCCAGTGGCTGGATGCGCCTGCGCGGCACACGGCGGCGGCGCGGTGTGGACCGCGGCTTTGTGCTATCGGACCACGCCGACTGGCCGGGGCTACTGTGGGCCATCGAACACACCGGCGCCGAACGGGTGATGGTCACCCACGGGTCTGTCGGCGTATTGGTGCGCCACCTGCGGGAAAAAGGCCTGGATGCCCAGGGCTTCAGCACCGAATACGGCGATGACGAAGAAGAGGCCACGGCATGA
- a CDS encoding DUF6231 family protein codes for MIAGISSRTPQQALAALLDLHQPKRLLLLGASQFPALEAFQAEHPGTVVAIAAPGPLPAELAAQRFDLALVVDCLEHLSKPQGLTLLGGIRNLNASRIAVLADLGACGWKDTDFFSLALQAGERFQRDDQVLTLFTYDLLDYKQVPDWLNARFWANPENFGKYWW; via the coding sequence ATGATCGCTGGTATTTCTTCCCGTACGCCACAGCAAGCGCTGGCCGCTTTGCTGGATCTGCACCAGCCCAAACGCCTGTTGCTGTTGGGCGCCAGCCAGTTTCCGGCGCTGGAGGCGTTTCAAGCCGAGCACCCGGGCACCGTTGTCGCCATCGCTGCGCCCGGGCCATTGCCGGCAGAGCTGGCGGCGCAGCGTTTTGACTTGGCGCTGGTGGTCGATTGCCTGGAGCACCTGTCAAAACCGCAAGGCCTGACCTTGCTCGGCGGCATTCGCAACCTCAATGCCAGCCGCATTGCGGTGCTGGCCGATCTGGGCGCCTGCGGCTGGAAGGACACCGACTTCTTCTCCCTGGCCCTGCAGGCCGGCGAACGGTTCCAGCGCGATGATCAGGTTCTGACGCTGTTTACCTATGATCTGCTTGACTATAAACAGGTGCCGGACTGGCTCAACGCCCGCTTTTGGGCCAACCCGGAAAACTTCGGAAAGTATTGGTGGTAA